Proteins encoded together in one Paenibacillus sp. J23TS9 window:
- a CDS encoding carbohydrate ABC transporter permease produces MQNFYWRWQFKTAPYRFIAPFFILFMVFVFLPFVFSIYLSFTNWHGEEVKTFVGLANYKTLLTNREFWQSLLNSIFIFLLYVPVMLLLALIFASCLSSSWMKWTGFFRTVFFIPNITSVVAISFVFLLIFNSTGILNQVLMNAGFIHEPIPFLETPWWARISVSLLVIFRWTGYNMILLLGGMQSISRSLYEAAEVDGASGIKSFWYITLPLMKRLLAFCTVLSTLGTFSLFTEPFILTKGGPNLSTTTPVVLIYKESFQNLNMGYASTISIFFFMVMMILSLLQLRLFREND; encoded by the coding sequence ATGCAAAATTTCTATTGGAGATGGCAGTTTAAAACGGCACCGTACCGGTTTATCGCCCCGTTTTTCATACTCTTTATGGTATTTGTGTTTTTACCTTTTGTATTCTCCATTTATTTGAGCTTTACGAACTGGCATGGCGAGGAAGTCAAAACGTTCGTCGGGCTCGCCAACTATAAGACCCTGCTGACGAACCGGGAATTCTGGCAGTCACTGCTCAACAGCATTTTTATTTTTCTGCTGTACGTACCAGTGATGTTGTTGCTTGCACTCATCTTCGCCTCCTGCCTCAGCAGCAGCTGGATGAAGTGGACCGGATTTTTCCGTACGGTGTTTTTCATACCGAACATTACCTCCGTTGTTGCCATTTCGTTTGTGTTTCTATTGATTTTTAACTCGACAGGCATTTTGAATCAAGTGCTGATGAACGCGGGGTTCATCCATGAACCGATTCCATTCCTGGAAACGCCGTGGTGGGCCAGGATCTCGGTGTCGCTGCTTGTTATTTTCCGGTGGACCGGATACAACATGATTCTGCTGCTGGGCGGCATGCAGAGTATTTCGAGATCGCTGTATGAAGCCGCCGAGGTGGACGGAGCCAGCGGCATCAAGTCATTCTGGTACATTACCCTGCCCCTGATGAAAAGGCTGCTGGCCTTTTGTACCGTGCTGTCAACGCTTGGGACGTTCTCGCTGTTTACGGAGCCGTTCATTTTGACCAAAGGCGGACCCAACCTGTCTACAACCACCCCGGTGGTGCTGATCTATAAAGAAAGCTTCCAGAACCTCAATATGGGTTATGCTTCAACGATTTCGATCTTTTTCTTCATGGTGATGATGATTCTTTCCCTGCTGCAGCTGCGGCTGTTCCGGGAAAACGATTAG
- a CDS encoding carbohydrate ABC transporter permease, producing MKKQHKTLSIVMLLVFLILAAVFMFPFIWMLSSSLKDKSQIFANPPIWIPHTLHWENFTQLFTERHFGAVILNSLFTAVTGTVGALFFCSLAGFAFAKYRFRGKGLLFGLVLASLMIPMESSLVPLFVIYRDLGLIDHLWGVILPRLTSAFGIFYMRQYCMSVENELLEAARMDGCSENRIYFRIVAPILIPAFASLGIIFFVEEWNNFLWPTVILRSENNLTIAVAIRALQSGVRTPYNLIMSGSVISVLPMLAVIFIFQKQIFAGLADGTLKG from the coding sequence ATGAAAAAACAACATAAAACATTATCCATCGTCATGCTGCTGGTATTTCTGATTTTGGCCGCCGTGTTTATGTTTCCGTTCATCTGGATGCTGAGCTCCTCGCTCAAGGACAAAAGCCAAATTTTCGCCAATCCGCCGATTTGGATACCACACACGCTGCATTGGGAGAACTTTACACAGCTGTTTACGGAGCGTCACTTTGGAGCCGTCATTTTGAACAGCCTGTTCACGGCCGTGACAGGAACGGTGGGTGCGTTGTTTTTCTGCTCGCTGGCCGGGTTTGCTTTTGCCAAGTACCGTTTTCGCGGCAAGGGCCTGCTGTTCGGGCTGGTGCTGGCTTCGCTTATGATTCCGATGGAGTCGAGCCTGGTGCCGCTGTTTGTCATTTACCGTGATCTTGGTCTGATCGACCATCTGTGGGGTGTGATATTACCGAGACTGACCAGCGCCTTCGGCATCTTTTACATGAGGCAGTACTGCATGTCCGTGGAGAACGAACTGCTCGAAGCGGCACGTATGGACGGCTGCTCGGAGAACCGGATTTACTTCCGGATTGTGGCTCCAATTTTGATTCCGGCATTTGCGAGTCTCGGCATTATCTTTTTCGTGGAGGAATGGAACAACTTCCTGTGGCCGACGGTCATTCTCCGCAGCGAGAATAATCTGACCATTGCCGTAGCGATCCGCGCGCTCCAGTCCGGGGTCCGCACGCCATACAACCTGATTATGTCAGGCTCGGTTATCAGCGTTCTGCCGATGCTCGCCGTGATCTTTATATTCCAGAAACAAATTTTTGCAGGTCTGGCGGATGGAACACTGAAGGGATAA
- the ebgA gene encoding beta-galactosidase subunit alpha: protein MINNRQPQNDWENLEVLQRGRLKDHTYFVSYKDEASALTYERGLSPWFRLLNGSWRFYYAASPGLAPAGFQEEAFDDSAWGKLEVPGHWQLQGYGKPHYTDLYYPFPVDPPRVPSDNPTGCYRRSFHIPAEWAERQIVLRFEGVDSAFHLWVNGQEAGYSQGSRLSSEFDITSLIREGSNQLSVKVYQWSDGSYLEDQDMWWLSGIFRDVSLSARPKMQIRDFTIRTDLNDALDQGELNICVEIGRADTTDEDRSKYHLKAQLLDENKWNVIGAGSVCDIGTASSEELFGIRIQVEQPRLWSAEQPSLYHLLITLEDEQDGMIECIPYRVGFRRIEIAGNTFLVNGVPILLKGVNRHDYHPELGRTVPYQTMLQDVLLMKRHNINAVRTSHYPNDPRFYDLCDEYGLYVMDETDLECHGFELLGNISRISDDPAWKNAYVDRMIRMVERDKNHPSIIMWSMGNESGFGYNFEAMAEWCRAKDPTRLIHYEEDREGKAVDVMSTMYTSVEKLAGLAGAEGPQKPRIICEYAHAMGNGPGGLTEYNELFRSCEGLQGGFVWEWTDHGLTTVDEQGRSYYAYGGDFGDVPNNSNFCMDGLLFPDRTPSPGLLELKKVIEPVATVAIDLKKGAVELENRLDFSGLEFLEASWSIQADGVLLQSGSAPLPVVRPHSKAQLKLPYDLSGLHVTSLSDTYLTIRYVLRTDCIWAMKGHEVATAQFRVPEELLPVQEFLPANAGADAATGFLNCTEHGHLLKVTGADFEVVFNMMDGAIQSWTFAGTDMIANGGGPKLSFWRAPIDNDMYVVQEWRKAYLHLLQQRIDEASWERNGDGGVTVTIRTRIAPPVFDWGFRCICRYTLHGDGRMHVAVDGVPEGTPPKMLPRIGLDLTLPGTMDLADWAGRGPGESYADSKHANLFGVYHASVDELFTPYMVPQDNGNRTEVSWVSLTSSRGMGLLAVGLPVIEFSAHRYTAEDLEKAGHLKDLTPRDTVSLHLDYRQNGLGSNSCGPAQLPPYELRPEVFNYGFILMPYSNQAASPAVMRKELVKQHAE from the coding sequence ATGATCAACAACCGGCAACCGCAGAATGACTGGGAAAATCTCGAAGTACTGCAGCGCGGAAGGCTGAAGGACCATACGTATTTTGTGTCATACAAGGATGAGGCGTCCGCACTTACGTATGAACGCGGGCTCTCTCCGTGGTTTCGTCTTTTGAACGGGTCTTGGAGGTTCTATTATGCTGCTTCTCCTGGATTAGCACCGGCTGGCTTTCAGGAGGAAGCTTTTGATGATTCGGCTTGGGGGAAGCTAGAGGTGCCGGGACACTGGCAGCTGCAGGGGTATGGAAAACCGCATTATACAGATCTTTATTACCCTTTCCCGGTTGATCCGCCGCGCGTGCCTTCGGATAATCCGACAGGATGCTACCGCAGGAGCTTTCATATCCCAGCTGAATGGGCAGAGCGGCAGATTGTGCTGCGCTTTGAGGGCGTGGACAGCGCTTTTCATCTATGGGTGAATGGGCAGGAGGCAGGATACAGCCAGGGCAGTCGTCTTTCATCCGAGTTTGATATTACGTCCTTGATCCGGGAGGGCAGCAATCAGCTGTCCGTTAAGGTGTATCAATGGTCTGACGGGTCTTATCTGGAGGATCAGGATATGTGGTGGCTCAGCGGAATTTTCCGGGATGTCAGCCTGTCTGCCCGTCCGAAGATGCAGATTCGGGATTTTACGATCCGTACCGATCTGAATGATGCCTTGGATCAGGGCGAGCTGAATATCTGCGTAGAGATCGGCAGAGCGGACACGACAGATGAAGACCGGAGCAAGTATCACTTAAAGGCTCAGCTGCTGGATGAAAACAAATGGAATGTCATTGGAGCCGGAAGCGTCTGCGATATTGGGACTGCGTCAAGTGAAGAATTGTTCGGGATCCGTATTCAGGTGGAACAGCCGCGGCTATGGTCAGCCGAGCAGCCGAGTCTCTATCATCTGCTGATTACGCTGGAGGATGAACAGGACGGAATGATCGAATGCATCCCATACCGGGTCGGCTTCAGACGCATCGAGATTGCGGGAAATACATTCTTGGTGAATGGCGTACCGATTCTCCTAAAGGGTGTGAACCGCCATGATTATCATCCGGAGCTGGGCAGAACGGTGCCGTACCAAACAATGCTGCAGGATGTGCTGCTGATGAAGAGGCATAACATTAATGCGGTCCGTACCTCGCACTACCCGAATGATCCACGGTTCTATGATCTGTGTGATGAATACGGCCTGTATGTCATGGACGAGACGGATTTGGAATGCCATGGCTTTGAGCTGCTCGGCAACATCAGCCGTATCAGCGATGATCCTGCCTGGAAAAATGCCTATGTTGACCGGATGATACGCATGGTGGAGAGGGATAAAAACCACCCGAGCATCATCATGTGGTCGATGGGCAACGAGTCCGGCTTCGGCTACAACTTTGAAGCGATGGCGGAGTGGTGCCGCGCGAAGGACCCGACCCGCCTGATCCATTACGAGGAGGACCGTGAGGGCAAAGCTGTAGACGTGATGAGTACCATGTATACGTCCGTAGAAAAGCTTGCCGGGCTGGCGGGCGCAGAAGGTCCGCAGAAGCCGAGGATTATCTGCGAATACGCGCATGCAATGGGCAACGGGCCCGGCGGCTTAACCGAATATAACGAGCTGTTCCGCAGCTGTGAAGGTCTGCAGGGCGGATTCGTCTGGGAATGGACCGATCACGGTCTGACGACAGTAGATGAGCAAGGAAGAAGCTATTACGCTTATGGCGGTGATTTTGGCGATGTGCCGAACAACTCGAATTTCTGCATGGACGGTTTGCTTTTCCCCGACCGTACGCCTTCTCCGGGCTTGCTCGAGCTGAAAAAGGTCATTGAACCTGTAGCTACCGTGGCCATCGATTTGAAGAAGGGAGCGGTGGAGCTGGAGAACAGACTGGACTTTAGCGGTCTGGAATTCCTGGAAGCATCCTGGTCTATTCAAGCGGATGGAGTTCTTCTGCAAAGCGGCTCGGCACCTCTTCCTGTTGTTAGGCCGCATAGCAAAGCTCAGCTTAAACTGCCATATGATTTGTCAGGGCTGCATGTTACGTCTTTAAGTGATACTTACCTGACGATCCGTTATGTACTCCGCACGGACTGCATCTGGGCGATGAAAGGCCATGAAGTGGCGACAGCTCAGTTCCGTGTACCGGAAGAGCTGCTGCCCGTGCAGGAATTTCTGCCGGCGAATGCTGGAGCTGATGCAGCGACGGGCTTCTTGAACTGCACAGAGCATGGACATTTGCTGAAGGTCACCGGGGCGGATTTTGAAGTTGTTTTTAACATGATGGACGGGGCTATTCAGTCCTGGACTTTTGCCGGAACCGACATGATCGCAAACGGTGGGGGGCCGAAGCTCTCCTTCTGGAGAGCCCCTATCGACAATGATATGTACGTGGTTCAGGAATGGCGTAAAGCCTATTTGCATCTACTCCAGCAGCGGATTGACGAAGCTTCCTGGGAGCGGAACGGTGACGGAGGCGTAACAGTAACGATTCGTACGCGCATCGCTCCACCGGTGTTTGATTGGGGCTTCCGCTGTATTTGCCGCTATACTTTGCATGGCGATGGCCGAATGCATGTTGCCGTTGATGGAGTTCCGGAGGGTACACCGCCGAAAATGCTGCCGCGGATTGGGCTTGATCTCACCTTGCCGGGTACGATGGACCTCGCGGACTGGGCAGGAAGGGGGCCGGGCGAGTCATATGCGGACAGTAAACATGCTAACCTTTTTGGTGTCTATCATGCTTCAGTCGATGAATTATTCACGCCATATATGGTCCCGCAGGATAACGGCAACCGCACCGAGGTGAGCTGGGTATCTCTGACGAGCAGCCGGGGTATGGGCCTGTTGGCGGTAGGGCTGCCAGTCATCGAATTCAGCGCTCACCGCTATACTGCGGAGGATCTGGAGAAGGCGGGACACTTGAAAGATCTAACACCGAGAGATACCGTCTCCCTCCATCTCGATTACCGCCAGAATGGCCTTGGCAGCAACAGCTGCGGCCCTGCCCAGCTTCCGCCTTATGAGCTGAGGCCGGAAGTATTCAACTACGGATTCATTCTTATGCCATATTCCAATCAGGCTGCATCGCCAGCCGTCATGCGAAAGGAGCTAGTGAAACAACATGCCGAATAA
- a CDS encoding response regulator has product MAAPKIKVLIVDDELIVRKGLRSTVPWERYGMEVVADAGNGLKGWDAFLAHQPDVVITDIVMPKLNGLELARRIKQAAGDTQILLLSCHEDFSYAQQGFRLGASGYILKTNMDEDEMGFYLSQFQEQYLLRVGSNVGEGTEAHGSDEARQAHIGSWLGGFSGGIEEQARQWFAGDWSWMGKGCSIVLIRCGEGADMLNDADWEDLLRDAGAPSERIACGRGRTFLLCKPEAAERVVCRLKALKGSHSKLIWHKQGPVSSVREWIDTVLSLYQQDELRTQYDLWGETWPDSIMKAVGILSSERGNMLSVAEVAEEVGLSRSHFSTLFKRTVGENFIDFQSKIKLHKAEHMLTGTLMSVSEISDQLGMVDANYFSKWFKRCTGLTPSQYRSVQNRDSTIEEKRGLQRHDQQPATAE; this is encoded by the coding sequence ATGGCAGCACCCAAAATAAAGGTTCTTATTGTCGATGATGAATTGATCGTCCGCAAAGGACTGCGCAGCACTGTGCCCTGGGAACGGTACGGGATGGAAGTGGTGGCTGATGCGGGCAACGGGCTGAAGGGATGGGATGCCTTTCTGGCTCATCAGCCCGACGTTGTGATTACTGATATTGTCATGCCGAAGCTGAACGGGCTGGAGCTTGCGCGGAGAATCAAGCAGGCTGCGGGCGATACGCAGATTTTGCTGCTCAGCTGCCATGAGGATTTTTCTTATGCGCAGCAAGGCTTCCGGCTGGGAGCTTCAGGCTATATACTCAAAACCAACATGGACGAGGATGAAATGGGCTTTTATCTTAGCCAGTTTCAGGAGCAGTATCTGCTGCGCGTCGGCAGTAATGTCGGAGAAGGAACGGAAGCTCATGGCAGTGACGAGGCCCGGCAAGCTCATATTGGCTCCTGGCTTGGCGGTTTCTCGGGTGGTATTGAAGAGCAGGCCCGGCAGTGGTTTGCCGGTGATTGGAGCTGGATGGGCAAGGGCTGCTCCATTGTTCTGATCCGATGCGGCGAAGGGGCAGACATGCTGAATGACGCTGACTGGGAGGATTTACTGCGGGATGCGGGCGCGCCAAGCGAGCGTATCGCCTGCGGCAGAGGCAGAACATTTCTGCTGTGCAAACCGGAGGCGGCCGAGCGCGTCGTTTGCCGGCTAAAGGCTTTGAAGGGCAGCCATTCGAAATTGATTTGGCATAAGCAAGGTCCTGTCAGCAGTGTCCGGGAATGGATCGATACGGTGCTCAGCCTATATCAGCAGGATGAACTCCGGACGCAATATGATCTATGGGGTGAGACTTGGCCGGATTCCATTATGAAGGCGGTGGGCATCCTCTCTTCCGAGAGAGGTAACATGTTATCCGTTGCCGAGGTGGCGGAGGAGGTCGGGCTCAGCCGCAGCCATTTCAGTACCTTGTTTAAGCGCACGGTGGGGGAGAACTTTATTGATTTTCAATCGAAAATCAAGCTTCATAAGGCTGAACATATGCTGACCGGCACGCTGATGAGCGTCAGTGAAATATCCGACCAGCTGGGCATGGTGGACGCCAATTATTTCAGCAAATGGTTCAAGCGATGCACGGGTCTCACACCGAGTCAGTACCGGTCGGTTCAGAACCGCGATTCAACTATAGAGGAGAAAAGAGGGCTACAGCGACATGATCAACAACCGGCAACCGCAGAATGA
- a CDS encoding SDR family NAD(P)-dependent oxidoreductase: MPNNQNILRLDGKTAVVTGGASGIGFATAELLAEFGAKVMLLDIHEDNGEKAAARIRDNGGQVQFFRCNVTSGEDCQRTADTIAGEVGQIDILFNNAGVIRRKTVVELEEKDWDLVMDVSLKGVYLLSKYVIPHMAAGGGGSIINTGSGWGLKGGDQAAAYCAAKAGVVNLTKAMAIDHGPQNIRVNCVCPGDTDTPLLRDEAKQLGKEESSFLVSSATGRPLERLGTPQDIAGAVLFLAGELSAWVTGSVLVVDGGGLA; the protein is encoded by the coding sequence ATGCCGAATAATCAGAACATTTTGCGCTTGGACGGGAAGACAGCCGTGGTGACAGGAGGTGCTTCCGGGATTGGCTTCGCCACCGCCGAGCTGCTGGCGGAGTTTGGCGCAAAGGTCATGCTGCTTGATATTCATGAAGATAATGGGGAAAAGGCTGCGGCACGCATCCGTGATAACGGCGGGCAGGTCCAATTCTTCCGCTGCAATGTGACATCTGGAGAGGATTGCCAACGGACGGCAGACACGATTGCCGGAGAGGTTGGCCAGATTGATATTCTCTTCAATAATGCAGGCGTCATTCGCCGCAAAACAGTGGTGGAGCTTGAGGAAAAGGATTGGGATCTAGTCATGGACGTATCCCTGAAAGGAGTCTATCTGCTCTCCAAATACGTTATTCCGCATATGGCTGCGGGGGGAGGAGGCAGCATCATCAACACGGGCTCGGGCTGGGGACTAAAGGGCGGCGATCAGGCGGCTGCTTACTGCGCAGCGAAGGCTGGCGTGGTGAATCTCACCAAGGCGATGGCGATTGACCATGGGCCGCAGAACATCCGCGTGAACTGCGTATGCCCGGGCGATACGGACACTCCGCTGCTGCGGGATGAAGCCAAGCAGCTCGGGAAGGAAGAGTCGTCTTTCCTCGTTTCCTCGGCAACGGGACGACCGCTGGAGCGGCTGGGTACGCCGCAGGATATCGCCGGAGCGGTTCTTTTCCTGGCTGGGGAGTTGTCTGCCTGGGTCACCGGCAGCGTGCTGGTGGTAGATGGCGGCGGTCTGGCCTAA